The following coding sequences are from one Aliarcobacter skirrowii CCUG 10374 window:
- a CDS encoding sterol desaturase family protein, producing MEYLAFDFFANPSKRVYWLYIISSFILAILYFYITKKSSKAILSSKLWLHPSAKLDYIYFFLANIVNIVLIIPLVLSAKSVALFTNKFLYENFGFFESINLSFTQITVLYTIAIFVFSDFTRYWLHRFLHTIPFLWEFHKVHHSAKVLTPITFYRVHPVENFLFALRYAFSVGFVTGIFIYFFGAKINIYMVLGVNILVFITSIFGSNLRHSHVPFAYFSFIEKWFLSPKQHQIHHDRKNFNKNYGGYIAIWDRVFGTLKLSKDVKVLKFGLRKNQMQDYNSIKNLYFRPFINLIKKGKFYEKISFSNNISTSKSISK from the coding sequence TTGGAGTATTTAGCTTTTGATTTCTTTGCAAATCCAAGTAAAAGAGTATATTGGTTATATATAATAAGCTCTTTTATTTTGGCAATATTATATTTTTATATTACAAAAAAGAGTTCAAAAGCTATTCTTTCAAGTAAGCTTTGGTTGCATCCTAGTGCAAAGCTTGATTATATATACTTTTTTTTAGCAAATATTGTAAATATAGTTTTAATTATTCCTTTGGTTTTAAGTGCAAAGAGTGTTGCTTTGTTTACAAATAAATTTTTATATGAAAATTTTGGATTTTTTGAATCTATAAATTTATCTTTTACTCAAATAACAGTTCTTTATACAATAGCAATATTTGTTTTTAGTGATTTTACAAGATATTGGTTACATAGATTTTTGCATACAATTCCATTTTTATGGGAGTTTCACAAGGTTCATCATAGTGCAAAAGTTTTAACTCCAATAACATTTTATAGAGTTCATCCAGTTGAAAACTTTTTATTTGCTTTAAGATATGCATTTAGTGTTGGATTTGTTACTGGTATTTTTATATATTTTTTTGGTGCAAAGATAAATATTTATATGGTTTTAGGAGTTAATATTTTGGTATTTATAACTTCAATTTTTGGTTCAAACCTAAGACACTCTCATGTACCTTTTGCATATTTTTCATTTATTGAAAAGTGGTTTTTATCTCCAAAACAGCATCAAATTCATCATGATAGAAAAAATTTTAATAAAAATTATGGAGGATATATTGCAATTTGGGATAGAGTTTTTGGTACATTAAAACTCTCAAAAGATGTAAAAGTTTTAAAATTTGGACTTAGAAAAAATCAGATGCAAGATTATAATTCTATAAAAAATCTATATTTTAGACCATTTATAAATTTAATTAAAAAGGGAAAATTTTATGAAAAAATTAGTTTTAGTAACAACATTTCTACTAGTAAATCTATTAGCAAATGA
- a CDS encoding imelysin family protein → MKKIFFIMIFFLANLFANETVFQSVIKNVLLKDTQNAISSAKKLQQNITQENFKIFLKDWKRVEALYLAGEINYDYIDTPRFIDVFNNLKEDLNSQMRRVVNGTNDVKTTLFKNSFKTINALEFVIAQESLDDRSKEIIKEILNSIITNLQDIKGVYTNYLKNPKFKEKEEIAILVNVLVATSYRLKEWRVGNPAGLSAKFKGDIKNERAEYFLTQNSFEAIKSILEAQSDIVNSKDFKNLYTYAKNSGNQKELNEVSNSIKIALDELNFLPKDDFTNASYLFETVSKIHDLYYVTIIEKLGLKPEILDADGD, encoded by the coding sequence TTGAAAAAAATATTTTTTATTATGATATTTTTTCTTGCAAATTTGTTTGCAAATGAGACAGTTTTTCAAAGTGTTATAAAAAATGTATTGTTAAAAGATACACAAAATGCGATAAGTAGTGCTAAAAAATTACAACAAAATATCACACAAGAGAATTTTAAAATCTTTTTAAAAGATTGGAAAAGAGTTGAGGCTTTATATTTAGCTGGTGAGATAAATTATGATTATATCGATACACCAAGATTTATTGATGTTTTTAATAATCTAAAAGAGGATTTAAACTCTCAAATGAGAAGAGTTGTAAATGGAACAAATGATGTTAAAACAACACTATTTAAAAACTCATTTAAAACAATCAATGCCTTAGAGTTTGTAATAGCTCAAGAGAGTTTAGATGATAGATCAAAAGAGATTATAAAAGAGATTTTAAACTCAATAATCACAAATTTACAAGATATAAAAGGGGTTTATACAAACTATTTAAAAAATCCAAAGTTTAAAGAGAAAGAGGAGATTGCTATACTTGTAAATGTTTTAGTTGCAACTTCATATAGGCTAAAAGAGTGGAGAGTTGGAAATCCTGCTGGATTATCTGCTAAATTTAAGGGTGATATAAAAAATGAAAGAGCTGAATACTTTTTGACTCAAAACTCTTTTGAAGCTATTAAATCAATACTTGAGGCTCAAAGTGATATTGTAAATAGTAAAGATTTTAAAAATTTATACACATATGCAAAAAATAGTGGAAACCAAAAAGAGTTAAATGAGGTTTCAAATAGTATAAAAATTGCACTTGATGAGTTAAACTTCCTTCCAAAAGATGATTTTACAAATGCTTCTTATCTTTTTGAAACTGTATCAAAGATTCATGATTTATACTATGTAACAATTATTGAGAAACTTGGTCTTAAACCTGAAATTTTAGATGCCGATGGGGATTGA
- a CDS encoding di-heme oxidoredictase family protein, whose amino-acid sequence MKSLKKILLLKALTISICTELFSFDISKNYISNSKSSKIFQKQIDGLTNEEQDIFMLGRSFFTIPWVEAPSATTARDGLGPLFNANSCISCHPKNGRSEILNSNGFASRGLIARLSIDSNDSKYASILKKKGFIQEPTYGEQLAINGVFNVPFEGNIEVDFEYFDIKLSDGEIVNLRRPKYSLKNLNYGELHKDSVVSYRVAQSLNGMGLIDLIPDEEILKNQDIDDKNSDGISGKANFVYSPISKQYELGRYTHKASVSKLKEQVANAFSNDIGVTTTLIPYEKCTDFQKECLNAPKAKDAIDLPNDRLDAVTFYIKSLKSYSANKNSQKYKEGYKIFERLECSKCHISSFNTKLGFEVRPFSDFLLHDMGEDLADGRVEFMAEKSEWRTAPLWGIAINKLINKNPNFLHDGRARSVQEAILWHGGEAKRSKEAYMNLSKENRQKLIKFIEEL is encoded by the coding sequence TTGAAAAGCTTAAAAAAAATCTTACTTTTAAAAGCTCTTACAATATCAATTTGTACAGAGCTTTTTTCATTTGATATATCTAAAAATTATATATCAAATAGTAAGAGTAGTAAGATATTTCAAAAGCAAATTGATGGTTTAACTAATGAAGAGCAAGATATATTTATGCTTGGAAGGAGTTTTTTTACAATTCCTTGGGTTGAAGCTCCAAGTGCTACAACAGCAAGAGATGGATTAGGACCACTATTTAATGCAAATAGTTGCATCTCGTGTCATCCAAAAAATGGAAGATCTGAAATTTTAAATAGTAATGGTTTTGCTTCAAGAGGGTTAATTGCTAGATTATCAATAGATTCAAATGATTCTAAATATGCTTCTATTTTAAAGAAAAAAGGATTTATTCAAGAGCCAACTTATGGTGAACAATTAGCAATCAATGGAGTTTTTAATGTTCCTTTTGAAGGAAATATAGAAGTTGATTTTGAATACTTTGATATAAAATTATCTGATGGTGAGATTGTAAATTTAAGAAGACCAAAATATAGTTTGAAAAATTTAAATTATGGAGAGCTTCATAAAGATAGTGTAGTTTCATATAGAGTTGCACAATCTTTGAATGGCATGGGATTAATTGATTTAATACCAGATGAAGAGATTCTAAAAAATCAAGATATAGATGATAAGAATAGTGATGGAATAAGTGGAAAAGCAAATTTTGTTTATTCACCAATTTCAAAACAATATGAGCTTGGAAGATATACTCATAAGGCTAGCGTTTCAAAACTAAAAGAGCAAGTTGCAAATGCTTTTTCAAATGATATTGGAGTTACAACAACATTAATTCCATATGAAAAATGTACAGACTTCCAAAAAGAGTGCTTAAATGCACCAAAAGCTAAAGATGCTATTGATTTACCAAATGATAGGCTTGATGCAGTTACTTTTTATATTAAAAGTTTAAAAAGTTATAGTGCAAATAAAAATAGTCAAAAATATAAAGAAGGATATAAAATATTTGAACGACTTGAGTGTTCAAAGTGTCATATAAGTAGTTTTAATACAAAATTAGGTTTTGAAGTAAGACCATTTTCAGATTTTTTACTTCACGATATGGGAGAAGATTTAGCTGATGGAAGAGTTGAGTTTATGGCAGAAAAGAGTGAGTGGAGAACTGCACCTCTTTGGGGAATAGCTATAAACAAACTAATAAATAAAAATCCAAATTTTTTGCATGATGGAAGAGCTAGAAGTGTTCAAGAGGCAATTTTGTGGCATGGTGGAGAGGCAAAAAGAAGTAAAGAGGCTTATATGAATCTTTCAAAAGAGAATAGGCAAAAATTAATTAAATTTATAGAGGAGTTATAG
- a CDS encoding cytochrome-c peroxidase, whose translation MKKLVLVTTFLLVNLLANDITKEDLGRALFFDVNLSKNRTQSCATCHNPEAGFIDSRDNGVSKMASLGDDLKSLGDRQAPTASYAKFSPKFHFNDKKGFYVGGQFWDGRASTLEEQAGGPPLNPIEMGMRDEKEVVDRLKENSFYVNSFENLFGKDIFKDDKKAYEAMSEAIASFERTDEFSPFDSKYDRYLRGEYELSALEDLGMSIFFSNQNNSCATCHILKGEGKEGETFSNYEFHNIGVPKNKELRAKNGVKEKDLGLLANPNVKDKNQIGKYKTPTLRNVAVTAPYMHNGVFKDLRTVVLFYDKYNNKKNIINPETNLPWDEPEHPDNISITELRAIAQNDRKVDALVAFMKLLTDKRYEHLIED comes from the coding sequence ATGAAAAAATTAGTTTTAGTAACAACATTTCTACTAGTAAATCTATTAGCAAATGATATTACAAAAGAGGATTTAGGAAGAGCTCTGTTTTTTGATGTTAATTTATCAAAAAACAGAACTCAAAGTTGTGCAACATGTCACAATCCAGAAGCTGGTTTTATAGATAGTAGAGATAATGGTGTTTCAAAAATGGCATCACTAGGAGATGATTTAAAATCACTTGGAGATAGACAAGCACCAACAGCATCTTATGCAAAATTTTCACCAAAGTTTCACTTTAATGATAAAAAAGGATTTTATGTAGGTGGACAGTTTTGGGATGGAAGAGCTTCTACTTTAGAAGAGCAAGCAGGAGGTCCGCCTTTAAATCCAATAGAGATGGGAATGAGAGATGAAAAAGAGGTGGTTGATAGATTAAAAGAGAATAGTTTTTATGTAAATAGTTTTGAAAATCTATTTGGTAAAGATATTTTTAAAGATGATAAAAAAGCCTATGAAGCTATGAGTGAAGCAATTGCATCTTTTGAAAGAACAGATGAGTTCTCTCCTTTTGATTCAAAATATGATAGATATTTAAGAGGAGAGTATGAACTAAGTGCTTTAGAAGATTTGGGAATGTCAATATTTTTTTCAAATCAAAATAACTCTTGTGCAACTTGTCATATTTTAAAAGGCGAAGGAAAAGAGGGCGAGACTTTTTCAAACTATGAGTTTCATAATATTGGAGTTCCCAAAAACAAAGAGTTAAGAGCCAAAAATGGTGTTAAAGAGAAAGATTTAGGACTTTTAGCAAATCCAAATGTAAAAGATAAAAATCAAATTGGAAAATATAAGACTCCAACTCTAAGAAATGTGGCCGTGACAGCTCCATATATGCACAATGGTGTATTTAAAGATTTAAGAACGGTAGTTTTATTTTATGATAAATACAACAATAAAAAAAATATTATAAACCCTGAGACAAATCTTCCTTGGGATGAACCAGAGCATCCTGATAATATCTCTATTACAGAGCTTAGAGCAATAGCTCAAAATGATAGAAAAGTAGATGCTTTGGTTGCATTTATGAAATTACTTACAGATAAAAGATATGAGCATTTAATCGAAGATTGA